One Drosophila virilis strain 15010-1051.87 chromosome 5, Dvir_AGI_RSII-ME, whole genome shotgun sequence DNA window includes the following coding sequences:
- the Pex11ab gene encoding peroxisomal membrane protein 11B: MEKWVQLNNQAAGRDKIARLIQYASRAMWDSLESSNGHPALVDNFKTIEYILSTFRKLLRFGKGLDVFYASLRAIHYPDFTIRVTLTMSKLSQALFLLADHLLWLARTGLTAVDPKKWSRIANKYWLFSIIMNLCRDLYEIMRVLDLHKASCSSGITRCKIPARINTPADFKKLALHSYGLVLGHKDIVVDTVKNVCDFFIPLTALGYTSLTPRTIGVLGAISSMAGLWALLEPTAKLTPA, encoded by the exons ATGGAAAAGTGGGTGCAGTTAAATAATCAAGCAGCCGGAAGAGACAAAATTGCACGACTCATTCAATATGCGTCGCGTGCAATGTGGGATTCCCTGGAGAGCTCCAATGGCCATCCGGCATTGGTGGACAATTTTAAGACCATCGAGTATATCTTGAGCACATTCCGAAAAT TGCTGCGCTTCGGCAAGGGCTTGGATGTATTCTATGCGAGCCTACGAGCCATACACTATCCAGATTTCACGATTCGTGTTACGCTGACAATGAGCAAGCTTTCCCAGGCCTTGTTTTTGCTCGCTGATCATCTATTGTGGCTCGCACGCACTGGACTCACAGCGGTGGATCCAAAGAAATGGTCAAGGATCGCCAACAAGTATTGGCTGTTTTCAATCATCATGAATTTGTGTCGCGACTTGTACGAAATAATGCGCGTCCTGGATCTGCACAaggccagctgcagcagcggcataACACGCTGCAAGATTCCGGCACGTATTAATACTCCGGCAGACTTTAAGAAATTGGCTCTGCATTCGTACGGCCTGGTGTTGGGTCACAAGGATATCGTTGTGGACACAGTGAAGAATGTATGCGATTTCTTTATACCTCTGACGGCTTTGGGCTACACAAGCCTGACACCGAGGACCATAGGTGTGCTGGGTGCGATTTCATCTATGGCTGGCCTATGGGCTTTGCTTGAGCCCACAGCTAAGCTGACGCCCGCATAA
- the LOC6627273 gene encoding transmembrane protein 208, protein MAPQQKGKQGTKGAKQIVEENKTTLAFYRNMSIGCSALAVLLSFLVFEITKLTVFMLAVSLLILGAAYQFMVFMSRAKYSDSGALLDSGNDLNMEGGIAENVKDLIILTSGTLLLALVSNYFWLLLLLAPVRAAWMLWGTVIQPWLSQRNAAEEPEVDEKKQRKLDRKMRRMR, encoded by the exons atgGCT CCACAACAGAAGGGCAAGCAGGGCACAAAGGGCGCAAAACAAATCGTCGAGGAGAACAAGACAACATTGGCGTTTTATAGAAACATGTCAATTGGATGCTCTGCACTCGCCGTATTGCTTAGTTTTCTGGTCTTTGAGATCACAAAGTTAACTGTG TTCATGCTGGCCGTATCGCTACTTATCTTAGGCGCCGCTTACCAATTTATGGTATTCATGTCCCGGGCAAAGTACTCTGACAGCGGTGCACTCTTGGACTCTGGAAATGACTTGAACATGGAGGGCGGTATTGCGGA AAATGTCAAGGATCTGATAATACTTACCTCTGGCACGCTATTATTGGCCCTAGTTTCCAACTacttttggctgctgctgctactggcCCCAGTGCGTGCTGCCTGGATGCTGTGGGGCACAGTTATACAGCCTTGGCTCTCGCAGCGCAACGCCGCAGAGGAGCCCGAAGTGGACGAAAAGAAGCAGCGTAAATTGGATCGCAAAATGCGTCGCATGAGATGA
- the LOC6626814 gene encoding palmitoyltransferase ZDHHC3, translating to MHYSYSSLSTGGVDQHNRCLGNRAWCVKDICGIVCVIMTWLLILFAEFVVCGLILLPSYRNYSLFSSINMFIFQALAFLAFVSHLRTMLSDPGAVPRGNATKEMIEQMGYREGQMFYKCPKCCSIKPDRAHHCSVCQRCIRKMDHHCPWVNNCVGENNQKYFVLFTFYIASISVHTLFLVMTQFAECVRGDWRTCSTYSPPTTIFLLLFLTFEGLMFGIFTIIMLLSQLNAILNDQTGIEQLKKEEARWAKKSRLKSIQSVFGRFSLAWFSPFTEPSCRHKFSTHFYSV from the exons ATGCACTATTCATATTCCTCACTGTCCACCGGCGGCGTCGATCAGCACAATCGCTGCCTCGGCAACAGGGCCTGGTGTGTTAAG GATATTTGCGGCATCGTTTGCGTTATAATGACCTGGCTGCTTATACTGTTTGCGGAGTTTGTGGTGTGCGGCCTGATACTGTTGCCCAGCTATAGAAATTACAGCCTGTTCAGTAGCattaatatgtttatattcCAAGCACTTGCATTCCTGGCATTCGTCTCACACCTGCGCACCATGCTCTCGGATCCG GGTGCTGTGCCTCGTGGGAATGCCACCAAAGAGATGATCGAGCAAATGGGTTATCGTGAGGGTCAAATGTTCTACAAGTGCCCCAAATGCTGTAGTATTAAACCGGATCGTGCTCACCATTGCTCCGTTTGCCAGCGCTGCATACGAAAAATGGATCATCACTGTCCCTGGGTTAACAATTGCGTTGGCGAGAACAATCAAAAGTATTTTGTACTCTTTACG TTCTACATAGCATCCATTTCGGTGCACACGCTCTTTCTGGTTATGACGCAGTTTGCCGAGTGCGTGAGAGGCGATTGGCGCACCTGCTCAACGTACTCACCGCCGACAACCATATTTCTGTTGCTCTTTCTCACGTTCGAAGGTCTAATGTTCGGCATATTCACGATTATAATGCTGTTATCCCAGCTAAATGCCATATTGAATGATCAAACG GGCATCGAGCAACTGAAGAAGGAAGAGGCGCGATGGGCCAAAAAGTCGCGTCTTAAGAGCATACAATCTGTATTCGGGCGCTTCTCGCTGGCCTGGTTCTCGCCTTTCACGGAGCCGTCCTGCCGCCACAAGTTCAGCACCCATTTCTATTCGGTCTGA